From the Zonotrichia albicollis isolate bZonAlb1 chromosome Z, bZonAlb1.hap1, whole genome shotgun sequence genome, one window contains:
- the LOC102066024 gene encoding interferon, protein MAAPGCSQPHQRHSTLALLLLILALATGLPCHHLRTHDPGNALQHLQDMAPRTTLSCNLQKRPFFPASLLHNNLQPHQAAATALRILQHLFHTLSSNSTRQHWPSHARNHLLNKLQHHIHHLEQCLPDNAAPFKGPRNPLLAINKYFRDIHLFLHAHNHSACAWDHVRLEALVCFQHVDRLIRQMKHQAALDPTKPTDSKHPSPASTSGLRRSGDGSSPGWDHLGPVTHLPTEKLMGKGV, encoded by the coding sequence ATGGCTGCACCTGGATGCTCACAGCCCCACCAGCGGCACagcaccctggcactgctgctcctcatcctgGCTCTGGCCACCGGCCTCCCGTGCCACCACCTGCGGACCCACGATCCTGGGAATGCACTCCAGCATCTGCAGGACATGGCTCCAAGAACGACACTGTCCTGCAATCTCCAGAAGCGGCCCTTCTTCCCCGCCAGCCTGCTCCACAACAACCTGCAGCCGCACCAAGCCGCCGCCACCGCCCTGCGCATCCTGCAGCACCTCTTCCACACCCTCAGCTCCAACAGCACCCGCCAGCACTGGCCCAGCCACGCTCGCAACCACCTCCTCAACAAGCTGCAGCACCACATCCACCACCTGGAGCAATGCCTCCCCGACAACGCCGCGCCCTTCAAAGGACCACGCAACCCGCTGCTCGCCATCAACAAGTACTTCAGGGACATCCACCTCTTCCTGCACGCCCACAACCACAGCGCCTGCGCCTGGGACCACGTCCGCCTCGAAGCTCTTGTCTGCTTCCAGCATGTGGACAGACTCATACGGCAAATGAAGCACCAAGCTGCTCTGGACCCCACTAAGCCCACGGATAGCAAACACCCATCCCCAGCCAGCACCAGTGGCCTCAGACGGAGTGGTGAtggcagcagcccaggctgggatcACCTGGGACCAGTCACACATCTTCCGACTGAGAAGCTGATGGGGAAAGGGGTGTGA